A DNA window from Acropora palmata chromosome 12, jaAcrPala1.3, whole genome shotgun sequence contains the following coding sequences:
- the LOC141861014 gene encoding uncharacterized protein LOC141861014, translating to MKKMLGEIPFCNEDDRDEAFYLYRNAALAIRAWKCHLLRTVRQDQARFDALDLLDERTVLLVNDWAMKFIPQKYRESQADWFGKRGISWHISVAYRKVDQQLQSQAFINLIQSCSQGSAAVVVILHHIIQTLKLEHPEIERVLLRQDNAGCYHSASTIVACTRFEASTGVKIEGLDFSDPQGGKGAADRMAAAAKSQIRMFINEGNDVANAQQMKDALLSHGGIEGVRVAVSDSLEESVTGELPKIVGISKLNNFCFTGGKLTAWRAYAVERGKLLEFTTTPDRSYKWWVGLFSNGDFKELAKPQRKGKAEERPTEEAMPRGQEGDVFPCPQDGCVRLFQRLSNLERHLSFEKCTKSLERLSLMDLSKTEYASLLYEGAVAMPALLPTSTFTAVTPVPQEGWALKETKKAYRFNEKQKSYLEAKFSIGQATGRKLDAEVVAKEMKHALGSDGRRLFKSSEFLTVQQITSYFSRLSAKVRQQVVTTEEDICAAAEANFHKAREDILLAMNLEHPFVFDQYNICDLVRDNRLKNLKLGLLQMLCEKFNLQDSVTDRRKKVSYIDALADLVSGCSCSHD from the exons ATGAAGAAGATGTTAGGAGAGATTCCATTTTGCAACGAAGACGATCGAGATGAGGCGTTTTACCTCTACCGCAATGCCGCTCTAGCGATCCGTGCATGGAAGTGCCATCTTTTAAGAACTGTGAGGCAAGACCAGGCTCGTTTTGACGCACTCGACCTTCTTGATGAGCGGACCGTGCTACTGGTTAATGACTGGGCCATGAAATTCATCCCGCAAAAGTACCGAGAATCCCAGGCCGACTGGTTTGGGAAGAGAGGGATATCGTGGCATATCTCTGTTGCGTACCGCAAAGTTGACCAACAGCTTCAGTCGCAAGCGTTCATCAATCTAATTCAGTCGTGTAGCCAAGGAAGCGCAGCTGTAGTTGTTATATTACATCATATTATTCAGACACTCAAGTTGGAGCATCCAGAGATAGAGAGGGTCCTCTTGCGTCAGGACAACGCTGGCTGTTATCATTCGGCAAGTACAATTGTAGCGTGCACCAGGTTTGAAGCTTCAACGGGGGTGAAGATAGAAGGCTTGGATTTTAGCGACCCTCAGGGAGGTAAAGGTGCAGCTGACAGGATGGCAGCAGCCGCAAAGAGCCAAATCCGGATGTTTATCAATGAAGGTAACGATGTTGCGAACGCACAACAAATGAAAGATGCACTTCTATCGCACGGTGGCATTGAAGGTGTTAGAGTTGCTGTTTCAGATTCTCTTGAAGAATCCGTTACTGGAGAGCTTCCTAAAATAGTTGGGATAAGCAAGCTGAACAATTTCTGCTTCACTGGCGGAAAACTCACCGCTTGGAGGGCGTATGCTGTAGAAAGGGGAAAGCTGCTGGAGTTCACAACAACTCCAG ATCGAAGCTACAAATGGTGGGTAGGATTATTTTCTAATGGGGATTTCAAAGAACTCGCCAAGCCACAACGCAAAGGAAAGGCTGAGGAGAGACCAACTGAAGAGGCTATGCCGAGAGGACAGGAAGGGGATGTCTTTCCCTGCCCACAAGATGGATGCGTTAGGTTGTTTCAAAGGTTATCAAACCTTGAACGACACCTGTCATTTGAGAAATGTACAAAGTCACTAGAAAGACTTTCTCTGATGGACCTGTCGAAAACAGAGTACGCATCTCTCCTTTATGAAGGCGCTGTAGCCATGCCAGCCTTGCTGCCAACATCAACCTTCACCGCTGTCACACCTGTACCACAAGAGGGTTGGGCtttaaaagaaactaaaaaagcTTACCgtttcaatgaaaaacaaaaaagctacCTTGAGGCAAAATTCAGCATTGGTCAAGCAACAGGTAGAAAACTCGATGCAGAAGTCGTTGCTAAGGAGATGAAGCATGCTTTGGGCTCTGACGGGAGACGACTTTTCAAGTCGTCAGAATTCCTGACAGTACAACAGATCACATCCTATTTTTCCAGGCTGTCAGCAAAGGTTCGCCAACAAGTAGTAACTACTGAAGAGGATATTTGCGCGGCGGCGGAGGCAAACTTTCACAAGGCAAGAGAAGATATTCTTCTTGCTATGAACTTGGAACACCCCTTTGTATTTGATCAATACAACATCTGTGATTTGGTTCGTGACAACAGGTTGAAGAACCTCAAATTAGGATTGCTCCAGATGTTATGCGAGAAATTTAACCTGCAAGACTCCGTCACAGACCGCAGGAAGAAAGTTTCATACATAGATGCCCTGGCTGATCTTGTCAGTGGCTGTTCCTGTAGTCATGATTAA
- the LOC141860699 gene encoding uncharacterized protein LOC141860699, which produces MATCSFASLAHVTSLCGSSSRDPQDVQCITLNECNKDVSTHLKKLNVGPDTINDEKTLLLARAGAVIIHYRSGLSLLIFVFCKRTDYLHRLTNVSGIFTTDQSCHLAMTICPHHREIYGLRWRCGKVRCCVPIEVAVHKDPKTKGDRGFNSRESSFILFTLGELHSVGSSMCKRCRDHLQILTANASPVSQGNPTLMDISASETLAGDTLEEKSSESSEHKSTQESENSSLSEELALKMENLCVKDGSYVLSPTSTTSSSGEVEMTSAFEIQRSRLNAFLAECGIHPLEKPWLEWESVGERTHRRYIQRTSEIISSVLKVVYPGSPDCLWSQLQASTAISKMLCDEAVCSPSDRSYLEGLAEAYKNSTAWDTRRQILSVMAGIASYKAISLFNPGITPYRYTMANLHRLQFGRAAPVPKKDAPRLRIDRQQLDHFLTFITSPHLVQDLPFGNKNLKL; this is translated from the exons ATGGCAACTTGTAGCTTCGCATCGTTAGCTCACGTAACTTCACTGTGTGGATCAAGTTCACGAGATCCACAAGATGTACAGTGTATCACACTTAACGAGTGCAATAAAGATGTTTCCACACATCTAAAGAAATTAAACGTCGGACCCGATACAATCAATGATGAAAAGACGTTACTTCTGGCAAGAGCAGGTGCAGTAATAATTCATTATCGTTCTGGTCTGTCACttttaatatttgttttttgtaaaagGACTGACTATCTACATCGATTGACTAATGTTTCAGGAATATTTACAACCGATCAGAGTTGTCACTTGGCCATGACCATATGCCCTCACCACCGAGAAATATATGGCCTTCGCTGGAGATGTGGAAAAGTAAGGTGTTGCGTGCCAATTGAAGTGGCTGTACATAAAGACCCTAAGACTAAGGGCGATCGGGGATTCAACAGTAGAGAATcttcgtttattttatttacactGGGGGAACTGCATTCTGTTGGATCTT CAATGTGCAAGCGATGCAGAGACCATTTGCAGATTTTAACTGCAAATGCATCTCCAGTGAGTCAAGGAAACCCTACGCTGATGGATATTTCCGCTTCCGAGACCCTTGCAGGGGACACGCTCGAGGAGAAAAGTTCAGAAAGCTCTGAACATAAATCAACGCAA GAAAGTGAAAACAGCTCATTATCAGAGGAATTAGCTCTGAAGATGGAAAATCTTTGTGTAAAGGATGGAAGTTATGTCCTATCCCCAACGAGTACGACATCTTCCTCTGGAGAGGTTGAAATGACGTCTGCTTTTGAGATTCAACGCTCTAGGCTGAATGCTTTTCTTGCAGAGTGTGGGATACACCCTCTTGAAAAACCGTGGTTAGAGTGGGAGAGTGTTGGTGAGAGAACACACCGGAGATACATTCAGAGGACATCGGAGATAATTTCGTCCGTTCTCAAAGTGGTTTATCCCGGTAGCCCAGATTGTCTATGGAGTCAGCTTCAAGCATCCACAGCGATTAGCAAAATGCTGTGTGACGAAGCAGTGTGTTCTCCATCTGATAGAAGCTACCTTGAGGGTCTAGCTGAAGCATATAAGAATTCCACAGCATGGGACACCAGAAGGCAAATATTATCTGTCATGGCAGGCATCGCAAGCTACAAAGCAATATCACTTTTCAATCCTGGGATAACGCCGTATCGCTACACGATGGCCAACTTACATCGTCTCCAATTTGGTAGAGCAGCCCCTGTCCCAAAGAAAGATGCCCCGAGATTACGGATTGACCGACAGCAGCTAGaccattttttaacttttattacCAGCCCTCATTTAGTTCAGGACCTTCCGTTCGGAAACAAGAATCTGAAATTGTAA
- the LOC141860701 gene encoding uncharacterized protein LOC141860701 isoform X2, which produces MKLWKDTRRQQQILLNLLCATEAANQTINRMPFVFTDRESFSDSRFHSVIHMTITTALSFTYNTTSLILYFTYCRDMASGPAAFASSTRENTNYARLCRLLIDIGTETLRNIFNGIHYPAAASLHKILSSSSSHYSTLQCLKKRGVLNPTLWGKLSTSSSAEFDITLLMVLLRNVCGLSPPVSTGNWDELPPESDNSTEANIVRIKFFRNDVYAHASKASTNDATFNQLWKNISNAIIGLESGKNVTSCATAIGKVKTECMDPDTEAHFRDLLNDWKKYDDNTKEMLEELTGNQEKAIEQIIKIKALSGSQRGGP; this is translated from the exons ATGAAATTGTGGAAAGATACGAGAAGACAACAACAGATTTTACTCAACTTACTTTGTGCGACGGAAGCTGCAAATCAAACCATAAATCGCATGCCATTTGTTTTTACTGACAGAGAATCTTTTAGTGATAG cagGTTCCATTCAGTCATACATATGACAATCACTACAGCTTTGTCATTCACATACAACACGACTTCACTAATTCTCTACTTTACATACTGCCGAG ATATGGCATCTGGTCCAGCAGCCTTTGCTTCCTCAACAAGAGAAAACACCAACTATGCTCGTCTGTGTCGTCTTCTCATAGATATTGGAACTGAGACGCTTCGAAATATCTTTAATGGAATCCATTATCCAGCTGCAGCCAGTTTGCACAAGATTTTATCAAGTTCTTCATCACATTACAGCACATTACAGTGCCTGAAGAAAAGGGGAGTTCTGAATCCCACTCTGTGGGGAAAGCTGTCCACTTCGTCATCAGCCGAATTTGATATTACTCTTTTGATGGTACTTCTGAGAAATGTATGCGGTTTGAGTCCTCCTGTTAGTACTGGCAACTGGGATGAGCTTCCCCCTGAATCTGATAACAGTACTGAAGCAAATATAGTGAGAATCAAGTTCTTCAGAAATGATGTCTATGCTCATGCCAGTAAGGCCTCAACTAATGATGCAACATTTAATCAACTATGGAAGAATATCAGCAATGCAATCATAGGACTTGAATCTggaaaaaatgtcacttcATGTGCTACAGCCATCGGTAAAGTGAAGACTGAGTGCATGGATCCTGATACTGAAGCTCACTTCCGAGATTTACTAAATGATTGGAAAAAATATGATGATAACACTAAGGAAATGCTGGAAGAACTTACAG GAAATCAAGAGAAAGCCATTGAACAGATTATTAAGATCAAAG CACTTTCAGGATCCCAAAGGGGGGGTCCCTAG
- the LOC141860701 gene encoding E3 ubiquitin-protein ligase DZIP3-like isoform X3 codes for MTITTALSFTYNTTSLILYFTYCRDMASGPAAFASSTRENTNYARLCRLLIDIGTETLRNIFNGIHYPAAASLHKILSSSSSHYSTLQCLKKRGVLNPTLWGKLSTSSSAEFDITLLMVLLRNVCGLSPPVSTGNWDELPPESDNSTEANIVRIKFFRNDVYAHASKASTNDATFNQLWKNISNAIIGLESGKNVTSCATAIGKVKTECMDPDTEAHFRDLLNDWKKYDDNTKEMLEELTGNQEKAIEQIIKIKGICSLMKRPLPKIP; via the exons ATGACAATCACTACAGCTTTGTCATTCACATACAACACGACTTCACTAATTCTCTACTTTACATACTGCCGAG ATATGGCATCTGGTCCAGCAGCCTTTGCTTCCTCAACAAGAGAAAACACCAACTATGCTCGTCTGTGTCGTCTTCTCATAGATATTGGAACTGAGACGCTTCGAAATATCTTTAATGGAATCCATTATCCAGCTGCAGCCAGTTTGCACAAGATTTTATCAAGTTCTTCATCACATTACAGCACATTACAGTGCCTGAAGAAAAGGGGAGTTCTGAATCCCACTCTGTGGGGAAAGCTGTCCACTTCGTCATCAGCCGAATTTGATATTACTCTTTTGATGGTACTTCTGAGAAATGTATGCGGTTTGAGTCCTCCTGTTAGTACTGGCAACTGGGATGAGCTTCCCCCTGAATCTGATAACAGTACTGAAGCAAATATAGTGAGAATCAAGTTCTTCAGAAATGATGTCTATGCTCATGCCAGTAAGGCCTCAACTAATGATGCAACATTTAATCAACTATGGAAGAATATCAGCAATGCAATCATAGGACTTGAATCTggaaaaaatgtcacttcATGTGCTACAGCCATCGGTAAAGTGAAGACTGAGTGCATGGATCCTGATACTGAAGCTCACTTCCGAGATTTACTAAATGATTGGAAAAAATATGATGATAACACTAAGGAAATGCTGGAAGAACTTACAG GAAATCAAGAGAAAGCCATTGAACAGATTATTAAGATCAAAGGTATTTGTTCCTTAATGAAGAGGCCACTTccgaaaataccataa
- the LOC141860701 gene encoding uncharacterized protein LOC141860701 isoform X1: MKLWKDTRRQQQILLNLLCATEAANQTINRMPFVFTDRESFSDSRFHSVIHMTITTALSFTYNTTSLILYFTYCRDMASGPAAFASSTRENTNYARLCRLLIDIGTETLRNIFNGIHYPAAASLHKILSSSSSHYSTLQCLKKRGVLNPTLWGKLSTSSSAEFDITLLMVLLRNVCGLSPPVSTGNWDELPPESDNSTEANIVRIKFFRNDVYAHASKASTNDATFNQLWKNISNAIIGLESGKNVTSCATAIGKVKTECMDPDTEAHFRDLLNDWKKYDDNTKEMLEELTGNQEKAIEQIIKIKGICSLMKRPLPKIP; this comes from the exons ATGAAATTGTGGAAAGATACGAGAAGACAACAACAGATTTTACTCAACTTACTTTGTGCGACGGAAGCTGCAAATCAAACCATAAATCGCATGCCATTTGTTTTTACTGACAGAGAATCTTTTAGTGATAG cagGTTCCATTCAGTCATACATATGACAATCACTACAGCTTTGTCATTCACATACAACACGACTTCACTAATTCTCTACTTTACATACTGCCGAG ATATGGCATCTGGTCCAGCAGCCTTTGCTTCCTCAACAAGAGAAAACACCAACTATGCTCGTCTGTGTCGTCTTCTCATAGATATTGGAACTGAGACGCTTCGAAATATCTTTAATGGAATCCATTATCCAGCTGCAGCCAGTTTGCACAAGATTTTATCAAGTTCTTCATCACATTACAGCACATTACAGTGCCTGAAGAAAAGGGGAGTTCTGAATCCCACTCTGTGGGGAAAGCTGTCCACTTCGTCATCAGCCGAATTTGATATTACTCTTTTGATGGTACTTCTGAGAAATGTATGCGGTTTGAGTCCTCCTGTTAGTACTGGCAACTGGGATGAGCTTCCCCCTGAATCTGATAACAGTACTGAAGCAAATATAGTGAGAATCAAGTTCTTCAGAAATGATGTCTATGCTCATGCCAGTAAGGCCTCAACTAATGATGCAACATTTAATCAACTATGGAAGAATATCAGCAATGCAATCATAGGACTTGAATCTggaaaaaatgtcacttcATGTGCTACAGCCATCGGTAAAGTGAAGACTGAGTGCATGGATCCTGATACTGAAGCTCACTTCCGAGATTTACTAAATGATTGGAAAAAATATGATGATAACACTAAGGAAATGCTGGAAGAACTTACAG GAAATCAAGAGAAAGCCATTGAACAGATTATTAAGATCAAAGGTATTTGTTCCTTAATGAAGAGGCCACTTccgaaaataccataa